One window of the Deltaproteobacteria bacterium genome contains the following:
- a CDS encoding serine hydrolase: MKISMEKTRAMMEDAVSKGVFPSAVLLVGTSGEILYQKAFGLARPYEKGAAETGTFYDLASLTKPLATAACAMTLVEDGRLDLSATLSDLLPGVFGPDKAGVTVAQLLGHASGFAAHRKWYLKLQFLPAAHRRRKLLKLLVEEPLEYEPGTRTVYSDLGYMALLEVLERAAGLSLDRLMNEAVCEPLGISDLFYIPLESGLIPSFKRKREQILEGRSFAATEACPWRGRLLVGEVHDDNAWVTGGVAAHSGLFGTASEVWRLCAEMLSACYGKSETVFKRRTVEEFFTRKEGPGGFTLGFDTPTRPGSSSGRFFSDLTVGHLGFTGTSFWADIEKNVIAVLLSNRVHPDRSNEKIRAFRPLVHDSIMEELGLSA, encoded by the coding sequence TTGAAAATCAGCATGGAGAAAACACGGGCCATGATGGAGGACGCAGTAAGTAAGGGAGTGTTCCCGTCTGCGGTCCTCCTGGTGGGGACCAGCGGGGAAATCCTGTACCAAAAGGCCTTCGGCCTGGCCCGGCCCTACGAGAAAGGGGCCGCCGAAACGGGAACCTTCTATGACCTGGCCTCCCTCACCAAGCCCCTGGCCACGGCGGCCTGCGCAATGACCCTGGTAGAGGACGGACGCCTCGACCTTTCCGCCACCCTTTCCGACCTTCTTCCGGGCGTTTTCGGGCCGGACAAGGCGGGCGTCACCGTTGCCCAGCTCTTGGGCCACGCGTCGGGCTTCGCGGCTCACAGGAAGTGGTACTTAAAGCTCCAGTTCCTCCCGGCGGCCCACAGGAGAAGGAAACTTCTTAAACTCCTGGTTGAGGAACCACTGGAATACGAGCCCGGAACCCGCACGGTTTACAGCGATCTGGGCTACATGGCCCTTCTGGAGGTCCTGGAACGCGCGGCTGGCCTGTCCCTGGACCGCCTCATGAATGAAGCCGTCTGCGAGCCCCTGGGAATCAGCGACCTTTTTTACATCCCCCTTGAAAGCGGCCTGATCCCGTCGTTCAAGCGCAAGCGGGAACAGATTCTGGAAGGCCGCTCCTTCGCCGCCACCGAGGCCTGCCCCTGGCGGGGGCGGCTCCTGGTGGGGGAGGTCCACGACGACAACGCCTGGGTGACGGGCGGAGTCGCGGCCCATTCCGGCCTTTTCGGCACCGCTTCCGAGGTCTGGCGGCTGTGCGCGGAAATGTTATCGGCCTGTTACGGAAAAAGCGAAACCGTTTTCAAAAGGCGCACCGTGGAGGAGTTCTTTACCCGCAAGGAGGGGCCGGGCGGCTTTACTCTGGGCTTTGACACCCCCACCCGGCCAGGGTCCAGTTCCGGGCGATTCTTTTCGGACCTAACCGTGGGGCACCTTGGCTTCACCGGAACCAGCTTCTGGGCCGACATCGAAAAAAACGTCATCGCCGTCCTTCTCTCGAATAGGGTTCACCCGGACCGGTCCAATGAAAAAATAAGGGCGTTCAGGCCCCTGGTCCACGACTCCATAATGGAGGAACTGGGCCTTTCGGCCTGA
- a CDS encoding LD-carboxypeptidase, with the protein MNRPIIRPEALLPGDAIGIAAPASCFDPGLYERGLAVLQRLGYRVEIPEGLFRRNGYLAGTDAERAGLFLNLWQDPSIKAVFCVRGGYGAMRILTLLDPDLIRATPKIFMGFSDLTAILVHLAQNCGVAAFHGPVLTALSCCADPEAEISAIRSALSPEAPLSITPSRPLVLHPGRAEGAVIGGNLTILTHLIGTPFAPRLSGCILFIEDCREAPYRVDRMLTHMRLAGALDGLSGVAVGTFDGCGAENGVMAVIRDAFEGDGIPVLAGFDSGHGPRNRAFPMGISAVLDTEKGVLEYGSPATVRQKTGGPS; encoded by the coding sequence ATGAACCGACCCATCATCCGACCCGAAGCCCTTCTTCCCGGAGATGCCATAGGCATCGCCGCCCCCGCGTCCTGCTTCGATCCCGGCCTTTACGAACGCGGCCTGGCCGTGCTGCAAAGGCTCGGATATCGGGTGGAAATCCCGGAGGGACTTTTCAGGCGAAACGGCTACCTTGCCGGAACCGACGCCGAGCGGGCCGGGCTTTTCCTCAACCTTTGGCAGGACCCTTCCATCAAGGCCGTGTTCTGCGTACGCGGCGGCTACGGGGCCATGCGCATACTAACCCTTCTGGACCCGGATTTGATCCGGGCGACCCCCAAGATTTTCATGGGCTTTTCGGACCTGACCGCTATTCTGGTGCATCTTGCCCAAAACTGCGGGGTGGCCGCCTTCCATGGCCCGGTCCTCACCGCCCTTTCCTGCTGCGCCGACCCGGAAGCCGAAATCTCGGCCATAAGAAGCGCCCTAAGCCCCGAAGCGCCCCTTTCCATAACGCCCTCCAGGCCCCTGGTTCTCCATCCGGGACGAGCAGAGGGAGCAGTCATCGGCGGCAACCTCACCATCCTCACCCATCTCATCGGAACCCCCTTCGCCCCCAGGCTTTCCGGGTGCATCCTCTTTATCGAGGACTGCCGGGAGGCCCCCTACAGGGTGGACCGGATGCTGACCCACATGCGCCTTGCCGGAGCCCTGGACGGCCTTTCCGGCGTGGCTGTGGGCACCTTCGACGGCTGCGGCGCGGAAAACGGGGTGATGGCGGTGATAAGGGATGCCTTCGAGGGCGACGGAATCCCCGTGCTGGCGGGCTTCGACTCCGGCCACGGACCGAGAAACCGGGCCTTTCCCATGGGGATTTCAGCCGTCCTCGACACAGAAAAGGGAGTCCTCGAATACGGCTCACCAGCCACCGTCAGGCAGAAGACCGGGGGGCCATCTTGA
- a CDS encoding DoxX family membrane protein produces the protein MKNGVAYDGAASTAEENGSPERPGALSLFFYRALRIAIGGVFLYAGSGKILELKAFSVSICSYGLLPDSLCIYAAVFFCLVEIAAGAGLMADRRGSLSVITGLLAVFSIVLWFGVLNDLNVDCGCFSASEQAEHHDLRMALYRDLMMMAGAFSLYVWRSFYKLRRMM, from the coding sequence ATGAAAAACGGTGTGGCGTATGACGGCGCGGCAAGCACGGCTGAGGAGAACGGAAGCCCTGAGCGGCCCGGTGCGCTTTCGCTTTTTTTCTACCGGGCCTTAAGAATTGCCATAGGCGGGGTCTTTCTCTACGCAGGAAGCGGAAAAATCCTCGAACTCAAGGCCTTTTCGGTTTCCATCTGCTCCTACGGCCTTTTGCCGGACAGCCTGTGCATTTACGCCGCCGTCTTTTTCTGTCTGGTGGAAATAGCCGCTGGCGCGGGCCTCATGGCCGACCGCCGGGGCTCCTTGTCCGTCATAACCGGGCTTCTTGCCGTTTTCTCCATCGTCTTGTGGTTCGGAGTTTTGAACGACCTGAATGTTGACTGCGGGTGCTTTTCCGCAAGCGAACAGGCCGAACACCATGACCTTCGCATGGCCCTTTACCGGGACCTGATGATGATGGCCGGGGCCTTTTCCCTTTACGTATGGCGCAGTTTTTACAAGTTGCGCCGCATGATGTGA
- a CDS encoding rhodanese-like domain-containing protein, with protein sequence MLKKSLALGLLGLLVLTLCAWGMGAKESEVEATAIKLTGETIRGGYRLVSTTELSKWVEAKKPMLIVDTMPYEDSFKKEHIPGAICFELPIPEMKDMDQALKEKFEKALGADKNRTLVFYCGFTKCGRSHNGAMWAKKLGYTDVVRCPGGIKAWKEQGFKAGKV encoded by the coding sequence ATGCTGAAAAAATCTCTTGCGCTTGGACTGTTGGGTCTTCTGGTGCTTACCCTCTGCGCCTGGGGCATGGGTGCCAAGGAATCCGAGGTCGAGGCCACGGCGATCAAGCTCACGGGCGAAACCATCAGGGGCGGTTACAGGCTGGTTTCAACCACCGAGCTTTCCAAGTGGGTGGAAGCAAAAAAGCCCATGCTCATCGTTGACACCATGCCATACGAGGACAGCTTCAAAAAGGAGCACATCCCGGGCGCGATCTGCTTTGAGCTTCCCATTCCGGAAATGAAGGACATGGATCAGGCCCTGAAGGAAAAATTCGAGAAGGCCCTGGGAGCCGATAAAAACCGCACCCTGGTCTTCTACTGCGGGTTCACCAAGTGCGGGCGCAGCCACAACGGTGCCATGTGGGCCAAAAAGCTGGGCTATACCGACGTGGTGCGGTGTCCGGGGGGCATAAAGGCGTGGAAGGAACAGGGGTTCAAGGCTGGAAAAGTGTAA
- a CDS encoding (Fe-S)-binding protein — MSDSIFEIRCNRCGKCVTACGFLAENGPPGSIVAGPDAADMAFSCMVCGLCTELCPEGLDPASVFLALRAGVSERPQHLSGLARHEAVGASFPFVLYALPKNCDTVFFPGCSLAGTRPETTEACFLALKKHLPDIGVVLDCCIRPSHDMGRTAVFGRRFTALSLRFAQRGIRRVLTACPGCQATLAMNPDLDVSTVYEFFAGHGGPSPEKLTGEICVHDPCATRNSEGLHEAVRHLLCGMGAGLSEMENFRQTSLCCGKGVGADNPDQAGTIGLQAGGRRIFTYCSCCAEVLGADHVLDHLLRPKGGGPFRVYRHPRAYARRLLLKRRLSRMIGR, encoded by the coding sequence ATGTCCGACAGCATCTTTGAAATAAGGTGCAACCGGTGCGGCAAATGCGTCACGGCCTGCGGGTTCCTTGCGGAAAACGGCCCGCCCGGAAGCATAGTCGCTGGGCCTGACGCCGCTGATATGGCCTTTTCCTGCATGGTGTGCGGGCTTTGCACCGAGCTTTGCCCGGAGGGGCTGGACCCTGCCTCGGTGTTTCTGGCTCTGCGGGCCGGGGTTTCCGAAAGGCCGCAGCATCTTTCAGGGCTTGCCCGCCACGAGGCCGTGGGGGCATCGTTTCCCTTTGTTCTTTACGCCCTCCCAAAAAACTGCGACACGGTGTTTTTCCCAGGCTGCTCCCTGGCCGGAACAAGGCCCGAAACCACCGAAGCATGTTTTCTGGCCCTTAAAAAACACCTGCCCGATATCGGAGTGGTGCTGGACTGCTGCATCCGCCCCTCCCACGACATGGGGCGGACGGCAGTTTTCGGAAGGCGGTTCACCGCCCTTTCCCTAAGGTTCGCCCAAAGGGGGATAAGGCGCGTTCTGACCGCCTGCCCCGGCTGCCAGGCCACCCTTGCAATGAACCCCGACCTTGACGTTTCCACGGTATATGAGTTCTTCGCCGGACACGGAGGGCCTTCGCCGGAAAAACTGACCGGGGAAATCTGCGTTCACGACCCCTGCGCGACCCGGAACAGCGAGGGCCTGCATGAAGCGGTAAGGCATCTTCTCTGCGGCATGGGAGCCGGGTTGTCGGAAATGGAAAATTTCCGGCAGACGTCCCTCTGCTGCGGAAAGGGCGTCGGGGCGGACAACCCGGATCAGGCCGGAACAATCGGGCTCCAGGCCGGGGGACGGCGGATATTCACATACTGTTCCTGCTGCGCAGAGGTCCTTGGCGCGGATCACGTGCTGGACCACCTTCTCAGGCCCAAGGGCGGCGGGCCTTTTCGCGTTTACCGCCATCCGCGAGCCTATGCCCGAAGGCTTTTGCTCAAGCGCCGCCTTTCCCGCATGATCGGGCGCTGA
- a CDS encoding 3-oxoacyl-ACP synthase III: MPFRTAILSVAAVLPENVVESAAIEELLSPVLARLTYPKGIMVGLTGIRERRLWDPGVTPSAAAILAGRKALEKSGLSPDRLGCLVSTSVSKDYLEPSVASLVHHGLGLSPHCVNFDVGNACLGFLDGINTVSMMIETGRIRSGMVVAGESSREPLENTVRMLLEPGVTAQVFQDNFATLTLGSGAAAMILTREDLAFGRPVIEGSVSLAATEHCRLCLGHRDRMTADAPMVMKHGVKLAHDTWKKAESAIDGWGDGSIDLYVPHQVSARNMLVLTRTLGLTADKAALNFQYLGNIGPAAIPITLALSEDDGRFAPGMRAALLGIGSGLNCSMMSLYWPVS, translated from the coding sequence ATGCCCTTTCGCACCGCAATTCTCTCCGTCGCCGCAGTGCTTCCCGAAAACGTGGTTGAAAGCGCCGCCATAGAAGAACTGCTCTCGCCCGTCCTGGCCCGTCTCACCTACCCTAAGGGGATCATGGTGGGCCTTACCGGCATAAGGGAGAGGCGACTCTGGGACCCCGGCGTGACGCCCTCCGCAGCCGCCATCCTGGCTGGCCGGAAGGCGCTGGAAAAAAGCGGCCTTTCGCCGGACCGCCTGGGCTGCCTCGTCAGCACCTCGGTTTCCAAGGACTATCTGGAGCCTTCGGTGGCGAGCCTGGTCCACCACGGTCTTGGGCTTTCGCCCCATTGCGTCAATTTCGACGTTGGAAACGCATGCCTGGGTTTTCTGGACGGCATCAACACGGTATCCATGATGATAGAGACCGGGCGCATAAGAAGCGGCATGGTGGTGGCTGGGGAAAGCTCCCGCGAGCCCCTGGAGAACACCGTGAGGATGCTTCTTGAACCAGGAGTCACGGCCCAGGTCTTTCAGGACAATTTCGCCACCCTCACCCTGGGTTCCGGGGCTGCGGCCATGATTCTCACCAGGGAGGACCTGGCTTTTGGGCGGCCCGTGATAGAAGGATCGGTGAGCCTTGCGGCCACCGAGCACTGCCGCCTGTGCCTGGGGCACCGCGACCGCATGACCGCCGACGCGCCGATGGTGATGAAGCACGGGGTGAAGCTCGCCCACGACACCTGGAAAAAGGCCGAAAGCGCCATCGACGGGTGGGGTGACGGGAGCATCGACCTCTACGTGCCCCACCAGGTGAGCGCCAGAAACATGCTGGTCTTAACCCGCACCCTTGGGCTTACGGCGGACAAGGCGGCGCTCAATTTTCAGTATCTCGGAAACATCGGCCCGGCGGCCATACCCATAACCCTGGCCCTGTCCGAAGACGACGGACGATTTGCCCCCGGAATGAGGGCGGCGCTTCTGGGAATAGGCTCCGGCCTCAACTGCTCCATGATGAGCCTCTACTGGCCGGTGTCATGA
- a CDS encoding HAMP domain-containing histidine kinase yields MKPGDAFNCVHAKVCSGGCGTSEFCSKCGAINAIIAAQKGADAVEECRVARNDWDALDLRVWTSPIMVGSLMLTMFIALDISHEKRRIALERAFFHDVLNIAGNIKNLSVMFPDGSVESDELRELLRVSSDQLIEEILRHRELTLAETGELVVHPVKVSCRELLSETVNLYSSHRSAYGRLISIADSTKESHWITDRVLAKRVVGNMLKNALEASRPKETVTLGCEREDAHVRLWVHNSAYMPKDVSLQLFKRSFSTKGPGRGLGTYSMKIITERYLSGRVDFTTSKKDGTTFFIHLPLSGPANEHVLTFA; encoded by the coding sequence ATGAAGCCGGGGGACGCCTTCAACTGCGTTCACGCAAAGGTTTGCAGCGGAGGATGCGGCACAAGCGAATTTTGCAGCAAGTGCGGGGCCATCAACGCGATAATCGCCGCCCAGAAGGGCGCTGACGCTGTCGAGGAATGCCGGGTGGCCCGCAACGACTGGGACGCCCTGGACCTCAGGGTCTGGACCAGCCCCATTATGGTGGGCAGTTTGATGCTCACCATGTTCATAGCCTTGGACATAAGCCATGAAAAGCGGCGCATCGCGCTTGAGAGGGCCTTTTTCCACGATGTATTGAACATCGCGGGAAACATAAAAAACCTCTCTGTGATGTTTCCGGACGGAAGCGTGGAAAGCGACGAGCTTCGTGAACTTTTAAGGGTAAGTTCGGACCAGCTCATAGAGGAGATTCTGCGGCACAGGGAACTGACCCTTGCGGAAACCGGCGAACTCGTGGTTCATCCGGTAAAGGTCTCTTGCCGCGAGCTTCTTTCCGAAACCGTCAACCTGTACTCATCCCACAGGTCGGCCTACGGAAGGCTCATCAGCATAGCCGACTCCACAAAGGAATCCCACTGGATAACGGACCGGGTTCTTGCCAAGCGGGTGGTGGGAAACATGCTGAAAAACGCCCTGGAGGCGTCCAGGCCCAAGGAGACCGTAACCCTGGGCTGCGAACGGGAAGATGCCCACGTGAGACTTTGGGTCCACAACAGCGCCTACATGCCAAAGGACGTGAGCCTTCAGCTTTTCAAGCGGTCCTTTTCCACCAAGGGGCCGGGGCGCGGCCTTGGCACCTACAGCATGAAAATCATAACCGAGCGCTACCTTTCGGGCCGGGTCGACTTCACCACCTCGAAAAAAGACGGAACCACATTTTTCATACATCTGCCCTTGTCCGGCCCGGCAAACGAACACGTCTTAACCTTCGCCTGA